The following are encoded together in the Paraburkholderia sp. BL10I2N1 genome:
- a CDS encoding outer membrane lipoprotein-sorting protein, with protein MIRFLSIALSAASVAGALASGPVAFAASTAGTAQAAAASHLSAAQIVERNVAARGGLQAWHAVNAMTMSGQMEAGGKKNTRLPFTMTMKRPHKSRLEIRFNEQTAFQVYDGAQGWKVRPFLGRDEVEPYTPAEVKSAAASAELDGPLIDYASKGSRVDVLGMESVEGHRAYVLKLTTKDNTSRRVWIDAASFLELKIDGEPRRLDGKMHDVTVFYRDYRKENGLVVPHTLETVVSGVKPTHKLTIEHFTVNPPTDDTLFAKPQLAMAKVPSH; from the coding sequence ATGATCCGGTTTCTTTCGATAGCGCTCTCGGCAGCCTCGGTGGCGGGTGCTCTGGCATCCGGCCCGGTTGCGTTCGCGGCCTCGACCGCAGGAACGGCTCAGGCCGCGGCGGCGAGTCACCTGAGTGCGGCGCAGATCGTCGAGCGCAACGTTGCGGCACGCGGCGGGCTTCAGGCATGGCACGCGGTCAACGCGATGACGATGTCGGGGCAGATGGAAGCCGGCGGCAAGAAGAACACCAGGCTGCCGTTCACGATGACGATGAAGCGGCCGCACAAGAGCCGCCTGGAGATTCGCTTCAACGAACAGACAGCGTTTCAGGTCTATGACGGCGCGCAGGGCTGGAAGGTCAGGCCCTTCCTTGGACGCGATGAAGTCGAGCCGTATACGCCTGCGGAGGTCAAATCGGCCGCGGCATCGGCTGAACTGGACGGGCCGCTGATCGACTATGCGAGCAAGGGGTCGCGGGTTGACGTTCTGGGCATGGAATCGGTGGAAGGGCATCGCGCGTACGTCCTGAAGCTGACGACGAAAGACAATACGTCACGTCGTGTCTGGATCGACGCCGCCAGTTTTCTCGAACTGAAGATCGACGGCGAACCACGCAGGCTCGATGGCAAGATGCACGACGTCACCGTCTTCTATCGCGACTACCGCAAGGAAAATGGGCTCGTCGTGCCGCACACGCTGGAGACCGTTGTCAGCGGTGTCAAACCGACGCACAAGTTGACGATCGAGCATTTCACGGTGAATCCGCCAACGGACGACACCCTGTTTGCGAAACCGCAACTGGCCATGGCC
- a CDS encoding choice-of-anchor Q domain-containing protein has protein sequence MRSTQFKATLFDVFKAGVAASILLTASGVSFAQVVNLTAKAATATLPDGQAVPMWGYTCTPAAVAPATCTTANPGAGANWSPVVITVPPGPLTINLTNSLPGAVPTSLVVVGQLGGGLGTTAVNVPSPPHPPQTSTTWPIASSATGATFTPPTQGNRVQSFATEVATGKTTALTWNNLSPGTYLIESGTHPSIQGPMGLYGVLVVKAPVGGSVTCPVASQLYQAYTNPAICYDADVPLVLSEIDPVQNTAVAAAVTTTGFSETMAWSGQPGGCGDSKSTAFGTCYPPAVNYDPRYYLINGVAFDRTNAGGSSFTATAPAGTGQVLVRFVNAGLRMHVPSVVGAQTGTPAVSGFSLIAEDGNVLPGNARVQSEVFLAAGKTQDVLLNAPATGALALPVFDRQLSLSTNNQRDGGMQGYISVNSGALPTAAAANQNAIANPDKYFLVAGSTVSVSDPARGVIANDVGVYGVQVKTQPTGGVLTLNQNGTFTYVPNAGTTSDSFVYQANGNPALTATVTLAACTAGSGCLSGSPVAANGTYTSNIASRLQIGAPGVLAYAHDPAGLPLTASVSGAVTGGTVTLNADGSFTAIPSVPPVGNATANVKFQYKAVNSQNTSSAAATVTVTFKGGSGLVVKVLDAPSTAPGKTPIQLTDYRWIIEEDRTFQIDPACQVNTTPRPATCPPLPVPSLGTSFHTSYMPVIAAGCVGTVACESGQTVYDPASNSHLPTVCDVGNGACRTNASQQLPVDPRQVALDPTKHYYISILPGDAGNTFTNGAGAPKADSTSPSGMRPFDIGKDCPTTADFAPGTGTCGHSMGGAPIAPAQTSVNVLLQETPFATAKVSVFVFEDDAPLNGEVDVGGGTDTFGTAHEPGLGGFEIKLFDDAGGTGDPTGQMTYDMFNMPLSNSLQGTIDPATGLNACPISTTSNDGLLGMIPTCPKYESDGKTLSPLIGQAVIANLMPGRYGVVATPGADRIGRGEEWLQTNTLDGQKAHDAFIKVGGPAYFQEFGPAGFHVSVGFANPKIINARLPLLCTGTTTCNNSVNGRITNLHYSRPPNQNLYGSGSRDSLSFTQCYVSIGDTDGEDVSFTKCKPDGTFNFSGLPDGTYRITIFDQWNDQIVDGLATAVKLAGGQSASLGDIPVLQWHTNLYTRTFLDLNGDGVSQPSEPGLTLVPTNIRFRDGSYSNFNNTDLNGYAGFNEVFPLFNWYIAEADTTRFKQTGVHVVYDAGGPPDGTPGGGSSNIAANFANTQESATAHLPAKLRVPGAVYCNDADCTDRSGTNPSTGRVDPPWVTTEGWQGFSGQSSFIEFGKAPFGPTENGGIKGEVIYASTRPFDDPALLIHTSWTPDVPNVTVNLYQEGTAADGTQSLTLVDTTKTSSWDDWSQGFRSDGAPNMNCPGQETTDPFFFTLKDSRQWLDAQHRALPAHSQFKCYDGMHVFNQLQPAPYDGMYQFPSVTATSPTTGKPTATNCAICVANPSGDGTRMLPAGKYVVEVIVPPGYELVKEEDKNILIGDNYIAPVTQQFGGLGNIFILPDQAAMNSTYNRNSAQNSTSDLGSSPRHEGDTGSVETFWPCVGALRIVPDYISLFPGSKEVAPFAGASRHLCDRKEVTLTNQMSVLAKFWLFSSTHVAAHYTGFMLDDFSAEFDPYSPQFGEKFAIPNVPISMKDFAGNEVARVYSDSWGIFNGLNYSTWEVNPPNPTGYAPTMMVACMNDPDKPDPANPGKTIRDPLFNPAYSQFCYEIPFMPGQTQYMDTPVVPVQAFADGYNPPDCAYPDATPAISTVTGDSSGGGAGPWVSASGHTLTIKGLGNQQVPNHAYNGPAATATPFNQKFVTRHYGFGSRPSTCPAVGPCQNVTIGGVPMNNVSWSDLTITGQVPLLVPICPLQQRGIPVLSVARCGELVITAANGKKSIDTVTVTVAGKAPTYVNGENATSNAIQTAIDKATPGDMIVVGPGTYNEMLLMWKPVRLQGVGATAVTVNANTHPSGKLDPWRRQINCLFGDALNGGLISASNPYDPNGRYSCSSTMQRKVDAIPFEPTTGWDFNLNGNLSELLIEPTLMGAYEGAAITVLGKGVKDVVVGGVTQADPNCIANGICTPLAGPVLPILPTSNPPDCVNNPGNFKCNPSRIDGMTFTNSSQGGGGIFVHGWNHNLEISNNRVFSNSGTLTGGITVGQVETPDGTIGGTDGVTELPFAFNTAVNVHHNAVTSNASYGDEINSTTPSSAGGVTFCTGADYYHFNYNWICGNMSSGDGGGVAHFGFSYNGDISHNWVLFNQSNNPTLPTYGGGVIAQGVPPDGTFCENATVDVDCAPELSDGVGPGLVIDGNLIVGNTAESGKGGGLRLQNVNGTDVQRSPSNQNAWYQVRVINNIIANNVAGWAGGGVSLQDAVRVSFVNNTVVSNDATASAGVLFNTSAATQANVGPPNCTTVGAQTTCNPITTSAFEPAGLETARHTGNLVAAFTVPGVTCPTGQPNCTTFSNPILTNNVFWQNRSFYITVTGLNPNIPGVQNTVALNPTLNQAGHPTGYCDSQHAVYWDIGAFGDTSASIRQAGMSMSPRFSILTDAADYPGASNIASPPGVVRQYCNGARVPPEGGGNGFAVPPGIADAVLPNPLFSLLPSAVPDEGNQWINMSYGPLSLFNMSISSGSTGYGVLLGNYSITSASPAINHGTSGGAPNHDIFGTTRPQGAGYDIGAVEFVQPGLLGGVTIDPLALGSPSGGLLGLVQTLAPAAATAVAQPRIP, from the coding sequence ATGAGATCCACCCAGTTTAAGGCGACCCTCTTCGACGTGTTTAAGGCAGGAGTCGCGGCGTCCATTCTTCTTACGGCCAGTGGCGTGTCTTTCGCTCAAGTCGTCAATCTGACAGCAAAAGCGGCCACCGCCACGTTGCCCGACGGGCAGGCTGTGCCGATGTGGGGCTACACCTGCACGCCGGCAGCAGTGGCGCCGGCTACGTGTACAACGGCGAATCCGGGCGCCGGAGCGAACTGGTCGCCGGTGGTGATTACCGTGCCGCCAGGACCGCTGACGATCAATCTCACCAATAGCTTGCCCGGCGCCGTGCCGACCTCGCTCGTCGTGGTGGGGCAGTTGGGCGGCGGTCTTGGGACGACAGCGGTGAACGTGCCGAGTCCGCCGCATCCGCCGCAAACCTCGACGACCTGGCCGATTGCCAGCAGTGCGACCGGCGCGACATTTACGCCGCCTACGCAGGGGAATCGGGTCCAGTCGTTTGCAACCGAGGTGGCGACCGGCAAGACTACGGCGCTCACCTGGAACAACCTGAGCCCGGGCACCTATCTGATCGAGTCGGGAACGCATCCGTCGATCCAGGGACCGATGGGGCTATACGGCGTGCTGGTGGTGAAGGCGCCGGTCGGTGGCAGCGTGACCTGCCCGGTGGCGTCGCAGCTGTATCAGGCTTATACCAATCCGGCTATCTGCTATGACGCCGACGTACCGCTCGTGCTGAGCGAAATCGATCCCGTCCAAAACACGGCTGTCGCAGCGGCAGTGACGACGACGGGCTTCAGCGAAACCATGGCATGGTCGGGTCAGCCCGGCGGCTGCGGCGATTCGAAGTCGACGGCGTTCGGCACCTGCTATCCGCCGGCAGTGAACTACGATCCGCGCTACTACCTGATCAACGGCGTCGCCTTCGACCGGACCAATGCCGGCGGGTCTTCGTTTACCGCCACCGCGCCTGCCGGGACGGGCCAGGTGCTCGTGCGCTTCGTGAACGCCGGTCTGCGGATGCACGTTCCGTCGGTGGTCGGTGCTCAAACCGGCACGCCTGCTGTTTCCGGTTTCTCGTTGATTGCCGAAGACGGCAACGTGTTGCCCGGCAATGCGCGCGTCCAGTCGGAAGTATTTCTGGCGGCTGGCAAAACACAGGACGTGTTGCTGAACGCACCCGCTACCGGCGCATTAGCGCTTCCGGTGTTCGACCGCCAACTGAGTCTATCGACCAACAATCAGCGCGATGGCGGGATGCAGGGCTACATCAGCGTCAATAGCGGCGCGCTGCCGACGGCGGCGGCCGCCAATCAGAATGCGATCGCCAATCCCGACAAGTACTTCCTGGTCGCGGGTAGCACGGTGAGCGTGTCTGACCCGGCGAGAGGCGTGATCGCCAACGATGTCGGTGTTTACGGCGTGCAGGTCAAGACACAGCCTACCGGCGGTGTGCTCACGCTGAACCAGAACGGCACGTTCACCTATGTGCCCAACGCCGGCACGACGTCCGACAGCTTTGTGTATCAGGCGAACGGCAATCCCGCGCTGACGGCGACGGTGACGCTGGCCGCCTGTACCGCTGGTTCGGGCTGCCTGTCTGGTTCGCCTGTGGCCGCCAATGGCACTTACACCAGCAACATCGCGTCGCGGCTGCAGATCGGCGCGCCCGGCGTGCTGGCCTACGCCCACGATCCGGCCGGGCTTCCGCTCACCGCGTCGGTTTCCGGCGCTGTGACCGGTGGGACCGTCACGTTGAACGCGGACGGGTCGTTTACCGCCATTCCCTCGGTGCCGCCCGTCGGCAATGCGACGGCTAATGTGAAGTTCCAGTACAAGGCAGTGAATTCGCAGAACACGTCGAGCGCTGCCGCGACCGTGACGGTGACGTTCAAGGGCGGCAGCGGACTTGTCGTCAAGGTATTGGATGCGCCAAGCACGGCGCCGGGCAAGACCCCGATTCAGCTTACCGACTACCGCTGGATCATCGAGGAAGACCGTACTTTCCAGATCGATCCCGCATGCCAGGTGAACACGACACCGCGTCCGGCCACGTGTCCGCCGCTGCCGGTTCCCAGTCTCGGCACGAGCTTCCATACCAGCTACATGCCGGTGATTGCAGCGGGCTGCGTCGGCACTGTCGCGTGCGAGTCGGGGCAGACGGTGTACGATCCGGCGAGCAACTCGCATCTGCCCACGGTGTGCGACGTCGGCAATGGCGCGTGCCGCACGAACGCGTCGCAACAGTTGCCGGTCGACCCCCGTCAGGTGGCGCTCGATCCGACTAAACACTACTACATCTCGATTCTGCCGGGCGACGCCGGCAACACGTTCACGAACGGGGCGGGCGCGCCTAAGGCGGATTCCACTAGTCCCAGCGGGATGAGACCGTTCGACATTGGGAAGGATTGCCCGACAACGGCGGATTTTGCGCCGGGTACGGGCACCTGTGGACACAGCATGGGCGGGGCGCCAATCGCACCCGCACAGACCAGTGTCAACGTGCTGCTGCAAGAAACGCCGTTCGCGACGGCGAAGGTCTCGGTGTTCGTGTTCGAGGACGACGCGCCGCTCAATGGTGAAGTGGACGTCGGCGGCGGAACCGATACGTTCGGCACGGCCCACGAGCCGGGCCTCGGCGGCTTCGAAATCAAGCTCTTTGACGACGCGGGCGGCACCGGCGATCCAACCGGCCAGATGACTTACGACATGTTCAACATGCCGCTGTCCAACTCGTTGCAGGGGACGATCGATCCGGCCACCGGACTCAACGCCTGCCCGATTTCGACAACGTCGAACGACGGACTGCTGGGCATGATTCCGACGTGTCCGAAGTACGAGTCGGACGGCAAGACATTATCGCCGCTCATCGGCCAGGCCGTTATCGCCAACCTGATGCCCGGCCGGTACGGCGTGGTTGCAACGCCAGGCGCCGACAGAATCGGCAGGGGAGAAGAGTGGCTACAAACGAACACGCTGGATGGACAGAAGGCCCATGACGCGTTCATCAAGGTAGGTGGGCCGGCATACTTCCAGGAATTCGGACCGGCGGGCTTCCACGTGTCGGTCGGCTTTGCCAATCCGAAAATCATCAATGCCCGCTTGCCTCTTCTCTGCACGGGCACAACCACGTGCAACAACTCAGTCAACGGCCGGATCACAAATCTGCACTACAGCCGTCCGCCTAACCAGAATCTGTATGGCTCGGGGTCGCGCGACTCGTTGAGTTTCACGCAGTGTTACGTGAGCATTGGCGACACGGACGGGGAAGACGTTTCGTTCACGAAGTGCAAGCCCGACGGTACGTTCAATTTCTCCGGTCTGCCCGACGGCACGTACAGAATCACCATCTTCGATCAGTGGAACGATCAGATCGTCGACGGGCTGGCGACGGCAGTCAAGTTGGCGGGCGGCCAAAGCGCGAGTCTCGGCGATATCCCGGTGCTCCAATGGCACACGAATCTCTATACCCGGACCTTTCTGGATCTCAACGGAGACGGCGTGTCGCAGCCCAGCGAGCCCGGACTGACGCTGGTGCCGACCAATATCCGCTTCCGCGACGGCAGCTATTCGAACTTCAACAACACCGACCTGAACGGCTACGCCGGGTTTAACGAAGTGTTCCCGCTATTCAACTGGTACATCGCAGAAGCGGATACAACCCGCTTCAAGCAGACGGGCGTCCATGTGGTCTATGACGCGGGTGGCCCGCCCGATGGGACGCCAGGTGGGGGCAGCTCGAACATTGCCGCCAACTTCGCCAACACGCAGGAATCCGCGACGGCGCACCTGCCCGCGAAACTGCGCGTGCCAGGCGCGGTGTATTGCAACGATGCGGACTGTACCGACCGTTCGGGCACGAACCCATCGACGGGCAGAGTCGACCCGCCGTGGGTGACCACGGAGGGCTGGCAGGGGTTCTCCGGCCAGAGTTCCTTCATCGAATTCGGCAAGGCGCCGTTCGGCCCGACCGAAAACGGCGGCATCAAGGGTGAGGTCATTTACGCGTCGACGCGTCCGTTCGACGATCCCGCGCTGCTGATCCACACGAGCTGGACGCCGGATGTGCCGAACGTCACGGTAAACCTGTATCAGGAAGGTACCGCCGCGGACGGGACGCAGAGCTTGACGCTCGTGGACACGACGAAGACCTCCAGCTGGGATGACTGGTCACAGGGTTTCCGTTCCGACGGCGCACCGAACATGAACTGTCCGGGACAGGAGACCACCGACCCGTTCTTCTTCACGCTGAAGGACAGCCGCCAATGGCTCGACGCGCAGCATCGTGCATTGCCGGCGCATTCGCAGTTCAAGTGCTATGACGGCATGCATGTATTCAACCAGCTGCAGCCTGCGCCGTACGACGGGATGTACCAATTCCCCAGTGTGACGGCTACGAGCCCGACTACCGGCAAGCCGACTGCGACGAACTGCGCGATCTGCGTGGCGAATCCTTCGGGCGACGGCACCAGGATGCTGCCTGCCGGCAAGTACGTGGTCGAAGTAATCGTGCCGCCGGGATACGAACTGGTGAAGGAGGAAGACAAGAACATCCTGATCGGCGACAACTACATTGCTCCGGTGACGCAGCAGTTTGGCGGTCTGGGCAACATCTTCATTCTGCCCGACCAGGCTGCGATGAATTCCACTTATAACCGGAACAGTGCGCAGAATTCGACCTCGGATCTCGGCTCCTCGCCCCGGCACGAAGGCGACACGGGTAGCGTCGAAACGTTCTGGCCTTGTGTCGGTGCGCTGCGCATCGTGCCCGACTACATCAGCCTGTTCCCAGGTTCGAAGGAAGTCGCGCCGTTCGCGGGCGCATCAAGGCATCTGTGCGACCGCAAGGAAGTGACGCTCACGAACCAGATGTCGGTGCTGGCGAAGTTCTGGCTGTTCAGCTCGACGCACGTCGCCGCGCACTACACCGGCTTCATGCTGGATGACTTCTCGGCTGAGTTCGATCCGTATTCGCCGCAGTTCGGTGAAAAGTTCGCGATCCCGAACGTGCCGATCTCGATGAAGGATTTCGCCGGCAACGAAGTCGCCCGTGTCTATTCGGATTCGTGGGGCATCTTCAACGGACTGAACTATTCGACCTGGGAAGTCAATCCGCCGAATCCGACCGGTTATGCGCCGACGATGATGGTTGCCTGCATGAACGATCCGGACAAGCCCGATCCTGCAAATCCCGGGAAAACGATCAGGGATCCCCTGTTCAATCCGGCGTACAGCCAGTTCTGCTACGAGATTCCGTTCATGCCCGGACAAACCCAGTATATGGATACGCCGGTGGTGCCGGTCCAGGCCTTCGCCGATGGCTACAATCCACCAGACTGCGCATACCCGGATGCGACCCCGGCGATCTCCACTGTGACAGGCGACTCGAGCGGCGGCGGCGCGGGACCGTGGGTCAGCGCGTCCGGCCACACGCTGACGATCAAGGGGCTGGGCAACCAGCAGGTGCCGAACCACGCGTACAACGGGCCGGCTGCGACCGCTACGCCGTTCAACCAGAAGTTCGTCACGCGCCACTATGGCTTTGGCAGCCGCCCTTCGACATGCCCGGCCGTTGGTCCGTGCCAGAACGTAACGATCGGCGGTGTTCCGATGAACAATGTCTCATGGAGCGACCTCACGATCACAGGCCAGGTGCCCCTTCTCGTTCCGATCTGCCCGCTGCAGCAACGTGGCATACCGGTACTGAGCGTGGCGAGATGCGGCGAACTCGTCATCACGGCCGCCAACGGCAAGAAGTCGATCGATACGGTTACCGTCACGGTCGCCGGCAAGGCGCCGACCTACGTGAATGGCGAGAACGCGACGAGTAACGCGATCCAGACGGCGATCGACAAGGCGACCCCGGGGGACATGATCGTCGTCGGTCCGGGTACCTATAACGAAATGCTGCTGATGTGGAAGCCGGTCCGGCTGCAAGGTGTCGGCGCCACGGCCGTGACGGTCAACGCAAACACCCATCCGTCGGGCAAGCTCGACCCGTGGCGCAGGCAGATCAATTGTCTCTTCGGCGACGCATTGAACGGCGGCCTGATCTCGGCGAGCAATCCGTACGATCCGAACGGCAGGTATTCCTGCTCGTCGACGATGCAGCGCAAGGTCGATGCGATACCGTTCGAGCCGACCACGGGCTGGGACTTCAACCTCAACGGCAACCTGTCCGAACTGCTGATCGAGCCGACGCTGATGGGCGCCTATGAAGGGGCGGCCATTACGGTCCTCGGCAAAGGCGTGAAGGACGTGGTGGTGGGCGGCGTGACGCAAGCCGATCCGAACTGCATCGCGAACGGCATCTGCACGCCGCTCGCGGGGCCGGTCCTCCCGATCCTGCCGACCTCGAACCCCCCGGATTGCGTCAACAATCCGGGCAACTTCAAGTGCAATCCGTCGCGCATCGACGGCATGACCTTCACCAACAGCTCGCAAGGCGGCGGGGGGATTTTCGTGCACGGCTGGAACCACAACCTGGAAATCTCGAACAACCGCGTGTTCAGCAATTCAGGCACGCTCACCGGCGGCATCACAGTCGGCCAGGTCGAAACGCCGGACGGCACCATCGGCGGTACTGACGGTGTGACCGAGCTGCCCTTTGCCTTCAATACCGCGGTGAACGTGCATCACAATGCGGTCACGTCGAACGCCTCGTATGGCGATGAAATCAACTCGACCACGCCTTCGTCAGCGGGCGGTGTGACCTTCTGCACAGGTGCCGACTACTATCACTTCAACTACAACTGGATCTGCGGCAACATGAGCAGCGGCGACGGCGGCGGTGTCGCGCACTTCGGCTTCAGCTACAACGGTGACATCTCGCACAACTGGGTGTTGTTCAACCAGAGCAACAATCCGACGCTGCCTACGTACGGCGGCGGCGTGATTGCCCAGGGCGTGCCGCCGGACGGTACGTTCTGCGAGAACGCGACCGTCGACGTGGACTGCGCACCGGAGCTTTCGGACGGCGTGGGCCCTGGCCTCGTGATCGACGGCAATCTGATCGTCGGCAACACGGCGGAAAGCGGCAAGGGTGGCGGCCTGCGGCTGCAGAACGTCAACGGCACCGATGTGCAACGCAGCCCCAGCAACCAGAACGCGTGGTATCAGGTTCGCGTGATCAACAACATCATCGCGAACAACGTGGCCGGGTGGGCGGGAGGCGGCGTCTCGCTGCAGGATGCGGTGCGGGTGAGCTTCGTCAACAACACGGTCGTCTCCAACGACGCGACAGCGTCGGCAGGCGTGCTCTTTAACACCTCTGCCGCCACGCAGGCGAACGTTGGGCCGCCGAACTGCACGACGGTGGGAGCGCAAACGACGTGCAACCCGATCACGACGTCGGCCTTTGAGCCGGCCGGACTGGAGACCGCTCGCCATACGGGGAACCTCGTGGCCGCGTTCACCGTTCCGGGCGTGACGTGCCCCACGGGCCAGCCAAATTGCACGACGTTCTCGAACCCGATATTGACCAACAACGTGTTCTGGCAAAACCGTTCGTTCTATATCACGGTGACGGGGCTGAATCCGAACATACCGGGCGTGCAGAATACGGTGGCGCTGAACCCGACGTTGAATCAGGCCGGGCACCCGACGGGCTATTGCGATTCACAGCACGCTGTCTATTGGGACATCGGCGCATTCGGCGACACCTCGGCCAGCATCCGTCAGGCGGGTATGTCGATGAGCCCGCGGTTCTCGATCCTGACCGACGCCGCCGACTACCCGGGTGCGAGCAATATCGCGTCCCCTCCGGGGGTGGTGCGCCAGTACTGCAACGGTGCGCGGGTGCCTCCGGAAGGCGGCGGAAACGGCTTTGCGGTGCCGCCGGGCATCGCGGACGCGGTGCTGCCGAATCCGTTGTTCAGCTTGCTGCCGTCGGCGGTGCCCGATGAAGGCAACCAGTGGATCAACATGTCGTACGGCCCGCTGTCGCTGTTCAACATGTCCATCTCATCCGGCAGTACCGGCTATGGCGTGCTACTGGGCAACTACTCGATCACGTCCGCTTCGCCGGCAATCAATCACGGCACCTCAGGCGGTGCACCGAATCATGACATCTTCGGTACGACGAGGCCGCAAGGCGCCGGATACGACATCGGTGCGGTCGAGTTCGTGCAGCCGGGGCTGTTGGGCGGCGTCACGATCGATCCGCTCGCGTTGGGGAGCCCATCGGGCGGTCTGCTCGGCCTGGTGCAGACCCTGGCGCCGGCCGCCGCCACTGCTGTGGCGCAGCCGCGCATACCGTGA
- a CDS encoding multicopper oxidase family protein has product MGYITHKTWVAMLTRLGRLARFGAATLATLVCMHAQAAAPGITGTHFDLSAEANRISQPDGASVYSWGYGCRTAPAGFSPSTIAGANCPSMQIPGPTLIVKQGDVVTVTLTNNLPAAAGNTSILFPGFQVCAAVLNPDGTCPAALTGSPGLLTREAAHGATVTYSFVAATPGTHAYYSGTQGDLQIEMGLFGAIIVLPTSAPGTVAVPTGCRAVAATLPDGQPDFRNASAAYNHSAACYDREYLFQFSEIDPRIHTQAEQQAANACTSPNGCMTVETEPYHPAYFMVNGRSMPDDMDPNYAAQYPHQPYNGNPHMHPGELVLLRIIGTGRWQHPFHEHGNHVRVLARDGNMILSKTDPTKVAGPLLFTTTTTPGLAMDGIFYWTGKGLNWDVYGHKPGDLYTETDPKYAAYVGKPVVCIPDANGYYTADPHAPNYYEWCADHGKALEAHPFGNVGSGGPVTLPDSHLFTNGTWYGGSPYLGPDATIRATSPTGTTPPSGTIANPPATEAGFAFMWHSHNEREITTNNIFPGGMMMMMLVDPQVFLIDESN; this is encoded by the coding sequence GTGGGATACATCACTCACAAAACATGGGTCGCCATGCTGACGCGCCTTGGGCGGCTGGCACGGTTCGGTGCGGCGACGCTTGCCACGCTCGTCTGCATGCACGCGCAAGCCGCCGCGCCCGGCATCACGGGGACGCACTTCGATCTGAGCGCCGAGGCGAACCGCATCTCCCAGCCCGACGGCGCGAGCGTCTATTCGTGGGGCTATGGATGCCGCACGGCGCCGGCCGGCTTTTCGCCGTCCACGATCGCGGGCGCGAACTGTCCGAGTATGCAGATTCCCGGTCCGACACTGATCGTCAAGCAGGGCGACGTCGTCACGGTGACGCTCACCAATAACCTGCCGGCGGCGGCGGGCAACACGTCGATCCTCTTTCCGGGATTCCAGGTCTGCGCCGCGGTGCTGAACCCCGACGGGACCTGTCCTGCCGCGCTCACCGGCTCGCCGGGATTGCTGACCCGCGAGGCCGCCCACGGTGCCACGGTCACGTATAGCTTCGTCGCGGCGACGCCCGGCACGCATGCATACTACAGCGGCACCCAGGGTGATCTGCAGATCGAGATGGGCCTGTTTGGCGCGATCATCGTTTTGCCGACCTCCGCACCCGGCACGGTTGCGGTGCCTACGGGTTGCCGCGCGGTCGCGGCGACGCTGCCGGATGGGCAACCGGACTTCCGCAATGCCAGCGCGGCCTATAACCACAGCGCGGCCTGTTACGACCGCGAGTATCTGTTCCAGTTCTCCGAAATAGATCCGCGCATCCATACGCAGGCGGAACAGCAGGCGGCGAACGCATGCACGTCGCCGAACGGTTGCATGACCGTCGAGACGGAGCCCTATCACCCGGCCTATTTCATGGTCAACGGCCGCTCGATGCCGGACGACATGGACCCGAACTATGCGGCGCAGTATCCGCATCAGCCCTACAACGGCAATCCGCACATGCACCCGGGGGAACTGGTGCTGTTGCGGATCATCGGCACCGGCCGCTGGCAGCATCCGTTCCACGAGCACGGCAATCACGTGCGGGTGCTGGCGCGCGATGGAAACATGATTCTCAGCAAGACGGACCCGACCAAGGTAGCCGGACCGCTGCTGTTCACGACGACGACGACGCCGGGCCTCGCGATGGACGGAATTTTCTACTGGACGGGCAAGGGCCTGAACTGGGATGTCTATGGGCATAAGCCTGGGGACCTGTATACCGAAACCGATCCGAAATACGCGGCTTACGTCGGCAAGCCGGTCGTCTGCATCCCGGACGCGAACGGCTATTACACGGCCGATCCGCATGCGCCGAACTACTACGAGTGGTGCGCCGATCACGGCAAGGCGCTCGAAGCGCATCCGTTCGGCAATGTCGGCAGCGGCGGGCCGGTCACGCTGCCGGACTCGCACCTCTTCACGAACGGCACCTGGTATGGCGGTAGTCCTTATCTCGGGCCGGACGCGACCATACGCGCCACCTCGCCCACAGGGACGACGCCGCCGAGCGGGACGATCGCGAATCCACCGGCAACCGAAGCAGGCTTCGCATTCATGTGGCACTCGCATAACGAGCGCGAGATCACCACGAACAACATCTTTCCAGGCGGAATGATGATGATGATGCTCGTCGATCCACAGGTTTTCCTGATTGACGAATCCAATTAG